The Cytophagales bacterium DNA window AATAGATTATGTAAAACAGTATAAAAAAGCTCAAGGATAATAAATACAAAAAGCTTGTTAGCAATCAACCCTGTTACCAAAGATAATATTTGTTTCAAGTAAAAAGTAGAAAGTAAAAAGTAATTATTTTTAACTTTTCCTTTTTAATTTTAATTTTGAAATATTTTACTTAAATTTACAAATCATTAACAAACAATAAAATATTTTTTTTAAAAATAATCCTTACAAGAAAATGAGATTACAATTCGAGGTTACTGGTAGACCACCTAGAAAAAGTGGAGCAAAATCATGTTGGGCAAGCGATGAAGCAAACTATGTTTTAGAATTAAGATTAAAGGCATTAGAAGCAAAACATAATGAAAATTTACTGGAACCAATCACCACTTCTGTAAGGATTAAGCTAACCATATTTTCTCCAAACATTACAGACAGAAGTAATTCTCAAACATATCTTGGTGATTTAGATACATTTGTAGCAGGAGTTTTTGAATCATTGCAACCTGCAGATTCAAAAGTTATTCCAAATGACATATTCAACGGAAATGACGAAATTCATCCCTCTAAACCACTTATTTTATATGATGATGCACAAGTAGTGGAGGTATTAGCAAAGAAAATCAAAGATGGATCAGAGTACTATTCAGTAGTTATTGAAACTCTTGAAAAAAAGTATGATAGGTCAGGTAAAAAATTATCATAAAAACTTTAAAATTAACGACAGGTTTGAAAATTTTAAATCTATATAATTGTCTTATTATTGCCCTAATAGGTTAATAAAAAAAGCTAATTTATGAGCTTTTTCAATAAGTTTGAATATAAGTACTGAATTTGAATATAAGTACTGAAATAGCTACCGAAGGTTTAGTGCAACATTGTATAAAGTCCATTAAAACGGGCTTTATACTTTTCGTTATGGGCAAGTTTAAAAAAACGACATAGCGGACACGTACAGACAAGAGCACCGTCACTTCTTAACACTTTGAAAATGTTTTAATATTGCAATACAAAAGTGGAGACCAGCAACCACTTAAAAAAACGGGGCGACACCGAAAAGCCAGACGAGTAGGAAATTAAAATAAATAAAATGAAAAAGCTAATTATTGTTTTACTTGCAGTAGGAATGGCTGCACATAATTCTAATGCACAAATTACATTAGAACAATCTTATGCTGATAATCAAGGATTATCAATAATTAAATTAGAAAATTCTGGTCATAAGTATTTACAATATGATTTAACTAATCAAATTGTAAAACTGTATAATTTAGACCATTCGATTTTTAAGACCATTTTGTTACCCACCCTTCAGCCTGCGACTCAAAATTTAAGCATTAGTTATATTTCTGAAAATTTATTTAACACAGATAATCTAATTGAAATACTCTGTTGGAAAAGGAATTGGCAGCCAACAAGTTGGATTGTTGGTGGGTCTGTTAAAATAATTAATGAAAATGGTAGCGTTGTTTTTTTACAAGATTCAATGGTAGTTGTCGAACAAAGAAGCACTACTTTTTATGGATATAATGATAAAAGTTCCTTTATCTATAATACAACAAATGGCACAAAGTTGATTCTATACTCATATAAAACAAATGATGAAGGATTTAAGGTTTTTTCTTTACCAGGCACTTTAATGGCTTCTATTAAAAATATTAATAGTGATAATTTAGAAGATAAATTTGTATTCCCAAATCCTGCAAATTCTAATATCACAATTCCTTATGAATTAACTGAATCTTCCTTTGCAATTCTTACTATTTACGATACAAATGGTAAAGAAATACAGAATCTTAAAATTGATAAAACATTTAAGAATGTTTTTGTTGATGTAAGCAAATTTCAAAATGGAGTTTATCTCTACACTATTAAAAATGAAGCTAAATTAATTTCTAACGGTAAATTTATTGTCAGTAAATAATTATGGAGAAATTAATAAACATTGACGAGACTGTTCCCAATGAATATTTCATTTTTATTGAAAGGACTAATTTTATTACTCACCATAACCTGACTGTTTGATATTCGATATTATTTATTCATTGCATATTTTGTTCAAATATTGTATGAACGTCATAACCTGATTCCTGAAACATTTGTTTTATAGTAGGGCCAAGGTTTTCATCGAGTTTAAATTTCATCCGGTTTTTTTAATTGGGATTTCTACAAATCGCTCACGTGACATTTCCGCACCATAGGCAATCGCAGCTTTGATATCATCTTCAGGGCATCTCTAAAAACTACACCATATATTCCCCTCTATCAAGAGGGGCAAGGGGTGTGTTTTAAAAAATATGTAGTTTTTAGAGATGCCCTTCAGTCAATTGAGGATATTCTTTAAGAATTTCATCTTTGCTCATTCCATTTGCCAAAAAATCCAGTATCAATGATACCCAAATTCTTGTACCACTAATACATGGTTTTCCAAAGCATATATTTGGATCTACGCTTATTCTTTTTAGTAAAGGGTTCATAAAAACAAAAATACTTGATTATATTTAAAATACCAAAAATTATCTTAACTTATTGGAAGTATCGTTTTAAAGAGATACATTAGAGTTTTTTAATTCTAATAAAATATGGGGAAAACACTTGTCCCGCCAAAGGCGGGAGTAGAGCAGATGATCGCTCAGCTCAAAGCCGAACCTGTCAATACATGGTTTGACCTGGGCTTGTTTATTGACAGGGTCAGAGAGAATAGAAAAGTACCTGCTGCTGAGCTTTCCGTGACTTTTGATGGATTTAAAAAAAAGCTGTCTAAAGGAGGCGTTGCATTTATTTCTTTTCTTTTTGCTGTAGATGGCGTTACCGTGGAAGTTGAGAAATATGCCAAGGCTTTCAGAAATATTTTATACTCACCAAATCATCAAATCACTAAATCACCAAACCTGCCCGCCATTCACAAAGCCAATACAAGGCAGGCGGGTCACCAAATACACTATATTGCCGGTGAAATATTGCCTGAAGCCGACCGCTTTATAGACCCGTCAATACGTCAACATATCATCAAAGAGATCAGTGGTTTTGATAAATGGAATTTATACAATGACTTTTTCTTTACCAAATTACAACGGGGAAGCAAGCAGTACAATGAGCTGATAAGTAAATTTTGGAAAGAAGTTCTCCTCATCACGGAAAAATTAGGAAAAGTTATTGAAAAAAATAATATTCAACTACTCTACCTGATTAACGTTTGCTCCAATCCCGGCAATGTCTCTTTAGCGCTTTCTGTTGCGCTTATATCCGAATATCTGGGCATCCCGGTCATCAATAATAACCACGATTTTTACTGGGAAGGGGGAAATCGTAAAGAAGATATTATCAATAAAGGACTGAAACCAGGCCCAAGAGATTTCTTCTTTGCCAATGATCATCTGGGTGAATTTTTCTCCCAGATTGAAGTCCTCTATCCCTGGGAATCACGCTCATGGATGACGGTAAATATTAATAAAAACCAGACCGATCATGTTATTGAGCAGTTTGGCCATAACCCTGCAAATGTATGTGAAATAGGTACGGCAGTGGACACAAAAATATTTACAACAATCACAAAACGTAATAAAATAAAAGCCTTTCAGCAGGTGCAGGCAATACTCAGTAACTACAAGAAAAATCTGCAAGTATTTACACCTGCTGAAATTATTCATCAAACATCCAATATCCAATATCCAATATCCACTGCTACTGCTACTGCTACTGCTACTTCTTCTTCTTCTTCTTCTTTCCTTCCCTTCCCAGTTCTGGTAGGCGCTAAAAAATCCCGTTCCTTTGATTTTATAAATAACAACATCGTATTCCTCCA harbors:
- a CDS encoding T9SS type A sorting domain-containing protein, with the translated sequence MKKLIIVLLAVGMAAHNSNAQITLEQSYADNQGLSIIKLENSGHKYLQYDLTNQIVKLYNLDHSIFKTILLPTLQPATQNLSISYISENLFNTDNLIEILCWKRNWQPTSWIVGGSVKIINENGSVVFLQDSMVVVEQRSTTFYGYNDKSSFIYNTTNGTKLILYSYKTNDEGFKVFSLPGTLMASIKNINSDNLEDKFVFPNPANSNITIPYELTESSFAILTIYDTNGKEIQNLKIDKTFKNVFVDVSKFQNGVYLYTIKNEAKLISNGKFIVSK
- a CDS encoding DUF433 domain-containing protein, encoding MNPLLKRISVDPNICFGKPCISGTRIWVSLILDFLANGMSKDEILKEYPQLTEGHL